The window ACACGACAGAACAACACACAGGCACTACAGACCAAATACCAAACCCAAAAAgtaaacactacacacacacgacacCAGATGAAGACAAGCAGGTGCTGAGGTGGATGTGAGACAATCACCAAAAACAAGGAgcacagcagaaccagcaggaaaacaagggaatggaaaataaaaatatatcacaCTCAGCTCAGGTGTTTGGAAAAATCCCTCaaatttaatattatttgttaTAGATTTTAATTCCTTCATTGATTTTGTGATAATTGCTTTTCTCTGCATTTACAGccacaaagtaaataaaacgTTAATTTTTAAACACCTGAATTGAGTGATTTTTTTCATGTCGACACATTTTCTAAACCAGAGTGACAGAAATACAACGggtgtatttacatttaactcCCATTATATCCTGAAAAACATCTACAACATGAGATGTACGTCCCTCTCAGGCATTTATGATGAAATTAAGATTATAAGAGCAAACAGCCGAGAtgtgacaaaaagaaaataacgacagtggaagaaaaatgtcaggagatgaacataaaaccaaaaccatgCAACGATGCAATGGCACCAAATCTTCAGGTGCTAAAATATCAATTACACTACAGGAGAAGTCAAAGTCTCACAGCACACACTAGTTGGTTATAATGCAACAACCCTCATCTTCCTATGAAGCAGTTTGTCATGCTTATctgttaaatgtcaaataaattcaaatataaTTGTGTATATTTGCTCAGCTCTGGAGTCAGCTCTGGAGTCAGCGAAGGTTCAGGCGGTACAGTACCTGCATGTTGTCCGGCTCGTCACCTCGATGTTGTCCTCGGGGAATCCGGTGAGGGGACGGAGGCAGAAGTCCGACTAAGTGAGCCTGGAAGCTCTGgacacagcaaaaaaacaatgagGAGAGAATTACAGCCGAGACAGAAACAGTATGAACAGTATTCAAACTGCCCAACATCAGATGAATGGTTACTTTTAAATCATTAACCAGCACTACACTTCTCTAGAGTCCATGCTGACGGTGCTTATTGCCAACATCAACCTAAAACTACCAAATATTCAAAAGAGTGGTTACTAAAGTTTGGTTTCTTACTGTGTCCCGTCCTGAGAGCAGAACCAATAACGTTGCAGCATATTGATAAGACAGTCTGTAATAATTTAGTCATAAATTAAGAGGAGAAACATCGGTACCACAATGTACCTCGAGCAGCTGTGTGGACAGTCGAGCCATTTGGACCTTGAGCGCCTCGTTTTCCTGCTGAAGACTCTCCAGCTCCGTGTGTCCTCTTCCAGCTTCACAGCCCTGAAACCAATGTACGTACGGTCATTAGAATTTTAAGAGGATtccacatgttaaaaaaacaacaaaggttTACGAAATGCTTTACCTTGGTCTGTTCCTTTTGTGCCTCGAGCTCCTGCTTCAGGGAGGTGTTCTCCTGTTCCAAAGCCTTCACCAGCAACGACTGACTGGGATGTCTGTGCTGCTTCAAGGACAAGATGGTGGCATCGAGCTGACGGACCTGGAGCAGAGAATAAAAGGGTTTCAGTTTAGTGACGGGGAGAGATACAGGAGCCAGCCTGTCGGTATTTAAAGTTAACGTCAGTTGCTCAGCTCACCTTCTCTCTGGACTGCaccatgtctcctttaatgttTCGCACTTCTGCCTGAAGCCGCTCGTTCTCCTgcctcagcagctgctgctcttgGTCCATCAGCCGAGACATCTCGTCCCTGTACAGCTTCCTGCTCGGACTATGCAGACCACTGGAGTGCAAGGCCATTTCTAAAACATGGTTCTGTGAGGAAACAAAAGGCAGAGGTCAACTCCACTGAACATGGATGTTTCATTGTCCCGCACAACTTAGCTTTTACTTGCAGATTGTAAATTGCGcgtttggttttaatggttGTTACACTTAAATATCATTAACTCCACGAGGTTAGAGGTTAGGTATTCACTGCCGTTTGTTATTTAGCAAGATGActgaaaaactactgaactgatttccatgaaacttttGTGGAGGATGAACTAGGAAGAACACATAACATTTGAAATGGATCCAGATAAAGggtagatccaggattttcttttcagtgtctTTAACATGACGAGACAGAGCGTATGAGCGGTTTCAGCTATCGTTTACATATATTCAGTAAGAACGTTTAATGCCACACCATCTCTGATccctaaaaaacatttttccattgAGTTTCACATAGATATAGAGTTCTAAATATAGATAAGATATCTGCATTGATATTagacgggaaaaaaaaaaggaaaacatcttACTTTGTCATTGGAGTTCAGCAGCCGTTTGTGTAGGACGGCGACTTCACGTTTGAGGGAGTCCCTCTCCTTCTGCAGAACACGGACGTCGGCCTTGAGACGAGAACTTTGATGGTTCACAGCCTGACAAGTTTcatccactgtcttcacctagagaggaaagaaaagaaaacactttaacAAAAGTTATCTCCTGCAGTTGCTGCACTCAAATAAATGGTCcaacataaaaatgaatgtgtggtTGCAGGAGGCGCTCACCCTCTCTTGAGCTTTGGCCAGCTGGTTGCGGAGGCCCTGAGACTCCAGATCcacactcctccgctcctctAGGACATGGCTGAGCTTATTCTCCATAGAGTCCAACTTGACTGCCTGAAAACAAGAAGACGAGCGCAACTGTAATAAAAAAACCTTACTCGATAAACTTTACTGCTGAAGCTGGATCACAACAATACATCTCAGGTGCCTGAAGGCCACAAAATACTCATCTTCACTTGAATTCACTGGGAATTCAAATGAATTAGGTGCTGTTCatactctctttctctttgtgtctgtgccaTGCTTTGATTGGGTCGATGTGACGTGTCCACAGCCTCATTCTCACCTTCTCTCTGAGGTCATACAGCTGCTGGGACAGCTGGGTGTTCCTGTCCTCCAGCTGTGCAGTGTCCTCCAGAGCTTTGGTCAGCTCTGCCTCCAGTGAAGACACACACGCTGCCAGCTAACACAAACAGCCACCGATTAACTACCCACTACGACCACCACGAAACCACTACGCCCCTCCTTTTATAAAACATAGTTTACCTTGTTTTTATCTTCAGCAGGGAGcgcctccctcctcttcttttccttcatCAGCTCTGCCAGCTGCTGTCGTAGATTCTCCTTATCAGCGATGTTTTGGAAATGTCTCTCCGACAGGATCCCGTTCTCATCCTCGAGTTGTTGGCCTTGCAAACGCAGCTCCGCAATCTGCAGGAGGAAATAAATGGACATCTCATGACATCATTCTGAATGAAGACAGACATCCAGCAAAAAGACAAGTTGCATGTAAAGTACCTGGTTCTGGAAATGTTCTGCTGCCTTATGAGCTGCGCCCTTCTCATTCCTCAAGTGTTCCAAAGTCCGtctgaaatcaaaacaatggAATGAAAAACGATATCATCTTacacaactaaataaaaatccacTGATGAGAGGaattgaaaataatatttggCATTTCTTACGTCAACTCCCCCTGGGCCTCCTTCAAGTCCTGCTCCTTCAAAGCAGCAATTCTCTGCCTCAGCAGAAGGTTTTCTTCAGCGAGACGACAGGCCTCAGAtctacagacagaaaacaagccATTagacaaaaatctgaaaaatggaTTCTAACAAgctacattaaaaacataaccAACAGAATCTCCAAGATTCGTTTCACTACATGTTGATTAAAAGCAGCTTATTCTACCAGATACACACATTGAACTTGCggtttcttcttttctttgcatCACACAGAGGTTGAGGAGCATTAGGACACTAATCACAGGCAGgagaaacactgtgtgtgtgtttgggaacAAAGGGAGGAGCGCTCCTCATAGCACCACCAGGGATGGGACCAGGAAAAGCCACAGGATACACGGGAGGACGGGATCCTAGTATTTCTGCACGTTACCTATGGGCCTGCGTTGTTTCATCTAATGTCTGCGACTTGTCCTGGAGCTCTGTGACGGCTCTGCGGAGTTTGGAGTTCTGCTTCTCAAACTCCTCACAGCAGTTCTCCAGGTCACTCACCGCCTGAACTTTGACCTCCGGCTGACTGGTAAGATCCAGCGAATCCTCTCCCGTGGGGCTCTGCGATCGCCCGGCGTCTGGATGCATCGCTGAGAGAGTCTCATACTGCTGCTCCAGTTCGCCGAACAACCCTGACAGCCGGGCGTTCTCCTCCCTCATCCTGCTGATCTCATCCACAAGTGAAAGCTGCTCATCTTGaaaatcatggaaaatgttcATCCTGGTTTCGAGGCTCCAAACGCTCTTTTCAAGTTCACAGTTTTGCTCCTTCAGTTTGgcattttcacacatgcaatCCTCATATCGAATCTGAAGATCTGTCATTTTTAAAGCCTTTATCTCGAGCCCTTTGACGTGCTCCATTAGCAGAACCATTTTCACTTTGAGGCTGTAGTTTTCCTCCAGAACCTGGTGGCCAGTTTTGATCTTCTCACTGTTATGAGCCAGGAGACTCTCGAGTATTTCTGTCTTCTGTTGGAGCAGAGAAATCTTCTCATGCAGGAGAACGTTCTCCTCTGTGGCAGTGCTGTACAAACCCTGGAGTTTTGCGTCCTGGTTCTCACAGTCACCATCTTTCTCCAGATGTTGCAGACAATCATGTGAGCAGTCAGCGCGCTCATCCTTTCTTTTAGTGGTTAAATGTTCACAGTCCGAATCTGAAACCAATTCAGCTTCGTGTTTATAGCGGTGAGAGTTATTTGGTAAAACATTAACCTCAGGATCCTCCAGAGACAGTTCACCAGGGTCACCTGTCTCCCCCAGCACCGGTGGTTCAGCCACAGTCTCGTGACAGGGCTCATCTTCGTGGGAAAAGCTTCCAGAGTCGTCTTGAGGTTTGGACTCATCCTCACATGATGCACGAGCGGTTTCTTTCTCACCGTCTGCATCGGCATCCTCGTCTTCAAACACCTCAAGCGATGAGGCCGCTTCACACTGCATCTCTACGGAAACagattcttttttgttttcgaTATTCCTATGATTGGAATTAGTTCCTTCTTCACTACAAAGTCCAGTTTCTGTGGAACAACAGCTAACATGAGCGTCGTCTTCGGCTTCGTCTGAGTTCAAATCTCCAGTTAGACAATCAGAAACGACttgattttcactttcttcaccGATATTCTCAGTCGGAGCCATTTGATTGTCTTGTTCTGGGTCCTCAGAGTCATCATCGGTAGCAGGGACCTCATTATCATAttcatgacaaacatttatgaTATTTTCAGGGCCTCTGTGCTCAGCATCAAGTGCATCCATTACAGTCTCATCTAGAAAAGGTGATGAACAATCTAGCTCCTGATTAGAGGACTCAACAAAATCATCGATCTGGTTTTCAGGTGATGGACAAGTTTTCTGTTCTTCACCAGAAAAAGAAATACTTTCtctaatgttttcattttcctctgtaaATGGGACTAAATCATTTGATCCCCTAATTTCTGTTTTCTCATCGTTTTCCATCGAGGTTGAAACCTGATCGAGTTCCTCCTCTAGCTCTTGAATTCTTCTTgtaaacatctctctctctgctcggAGATCGTCTTTGTCATTCTCAACATTATCTTTTAACTTCTCCTCGAGAACAGATGCATGTTCCTGTAGCTCCTTCCTTTCAAGTTCAAAGTCCTCCACCGCCTGTttaagcagcagctccagctcctcgaTCTTCATCTTCAAATTGTCTCGCTCCGTCAACAGTCCAATCCGCTCCGTTATCTGACCCTCAGAAATCCCCAGCATCTCGTTGTATCTGTCCTCAAGTTCTAACTGGTTGCTCAGATGCTCTGTCCGCTCCTGTTTGAAATCCTCCACCGTTTGATTCAACAGGAGCTCGGCCTGCAGAGCTTTGGACTCAGACTGAGCAAGAAGCTGGTCTTTGACTTCCAGACTTTCCTGGAGACGGTTATGGAGGTCGTTCAGCTGCCTGCTGAGCTCTATCTCTTTTGTCTGGGCCAAACTAATGAAGTCATCCAGTTCCTTCTGCAGTTGCCGGTTTCTGACGATCACTTTGTCCAGTTCTTTCTTGTGGAGACTCTCGAGCTCACGTCGTTCTTTGGTCCACTCTTGAGtcaggctctctctctcctgctccatttcctcctccatcagtcgTCTGTGTTCCTCAGCATTTTCAAAAGCCTCTTGCATCTGAGCCTCCCAGTGTCGCCTCTGCTCCTCGTGGCTTTCAGAGAGCGCCCTCAGCTCACGTTGGTAGTGCTGATCGAGTTTCAACACGTCGGCCTGAAAACGCTCTGTGACCAATTCTTGATCACCCGAGAAACGCTCTTCCACTTCTTTGATTCTGTGGGTGAAGCTGATCTGGATTTCCCTCCTGTACGTGGTTATTCAATGAATGTTACGGCAACAGGATTAAACTCTTATTTGTATAATGTCAACAATTctggacaaacacatttttctatttGAGCTTATTATAAAAGGAATAgtcaaacatttcagaaaatgcaCTGCTTTCTTGCTTTGAGTtaaaggagaaggagaataCCACTCCCAAGTCTTTACAGTAAACAGAGCAAGGAGATCCTAGCTTTGTATAAACACTGGAACAACGAGTTAAACAGTTCGTCACTACCAGCACCTATAAAACTTAAAGGTCGGGTTGGTAGGTAAGCAAAACAGACCAGGGAATGAAACATTACAACGTAGAACAGAACCAAATGGACAAATTCGAATTTGTAACTCAACTAGAAAGCGcaataaatatgaaattttCCTGTTACCATgagataaataaaaattcagCGAAGCCTCACCTCTCCTGAGCCATGTCATCTCGCAGTTTGTCCAACATGCTGCTGAGTGCGTTCCTCTCCTCGCTGTGCTTCGCAGTCCGCTCCTTCATGGCCTCTCGGTGGCTCTCCTCTAGAAGAGCCCTCTCCTCCGCCATTGAGTTTTCTAGTCTCTTctccacatcctctctctcagtctcaagcttctccctctcctcattcAACCTGTCCTCGAACATCCCTTCAtaatcctcctccagctgcagcctctccctctcccactcctcctttagccttttctctttctgctcaaaCTGCTCTTGTAACTGCAATCTTTCCTCAAGAATTCTTTCGTGCAGCGTGTCTCTGTGGTGCTCCTGAAGCCGAGCTCGCTCCGTCTCCCACTGCTCAGTGAGCTTGCCGTCCTTCTCTTCTTGTTCCTTGACGAGTCTCAGCATCTCCTCCTCGAGCAACACCTGCAGAGACTCATTATTCTGCTCATCCAGCTgagctctctccttctcccactGCTGCGTGAGTCTCTGCACAaacgcctcctgctgctcctcaaaCCTCAACCTCACCTCCTCTAGTTTCGCCTTCAGTTCAATCTCATGTCTCAGCTGCAACTGTTCCTTCTGGGTTTCACACTCATCTAAGAACCTCTTCTCCAACTCAGCCCTCTCTTCCTGCAcgttcttcatctcctctcccaGTCGGGCTTTAGAAAGTTCCACATGCTCTTCCTCGAGTTTCTTCATCTCAGcagcatgttgttttttcagaacGTCGATCTCAGAGTGATGGATTTCATCTGCCTCAGACTGTTCAGCTTCAAGgttcttcagctgctcctccaggtcAGCGGTGCAAGTGTGGGCCTCCAGCAGCTGTTGCCTGAGGtttcccacttcctcctcttgtaGCTTTTCAAGCGCTTCCCTCTCCTCGGCCGGCCTCCGCTCCAGGCAGAGTCGCTCCAGCTCCACTTGCTTGAGCTGGCTCTGGAGCTCCTGTGCGTGGCTCTGAAAGCTGGCCAGCTCTTCCCTCAAAGCCTGGACCTCCTGCTGGTACTGGAGAGCTGCGATGGAGTTCTGGTCCTGctgagtcgccctctgctggtctaCCATCGTATCAAAATCATTGATCTGGAGAAATAACAAATGCAGAATAAAGGAgtagtttaacattttgggaaTTGCATTTAATTGCTTTCTCACAGACTTTCATCTGACATTCAAATGTTAATGTCATTTCACTGccagaaagaaaacatcaacaaTGGTTTGAGGCACCGGagttaattgtttatttaacatcaaACAAGTCGAGATCTGTGATGCAGccaagaaaagtaaaaaatataaagtgtatataaAGCGTATATCAATGACTAAAACGCTATATGCTTCAATTCACACTACTAATATCGCATCAATGTCTCTACTTGATATCTTCTAAATGTACCTTGGTTTCCAATTGGTTTCGCAGTTGCTCCATTTCCTGAAGGTGCTGCTCCTTCAGCTGCTCCATCATCATCTCCGCCTCCAGACTCATGCTGAACGGCTGAACCTCCTCGGACCCGATGCctgaaagaaaagtaaaattaGAAGTTTGTCGCTGTGACTTGTTTCAGTGCAAAACGTCAATGTTTCACAATGAAAAGTTGTAAGTGCATTAACATCATTTCAAGTAAACGTGGTGTAATTGAACCTGGATCAGACTCCATTCCAGGACTTTTACTCTCCAGCTCTTCAGAAAGCGGTTTGTTGCAGGGCTGATGAACTCGACCAAGACTGTGGAACTCTTGCAACTCTGACTGGAGCTCGTCGATGCGATCCTGCAGCTCctacaacaaaaagaaacatgtttgaaTTTTTTAATGACTAAAATAAGTAATTCTAACACTAATATTGCCGTCACCACATGTTACTGTATtcacaaacaggaagaaaagatTACCCTGCACTGAGCTTCATGGCCACTGCTTAGATGTCTCATACGTTCCTCTTGGAGGAAGAATTCTGCACTGCCAGGGTCCAAGTCTccaaactacagaaaataagaACAGACTTCATACAATTAGAAACAGCAATACAGAAATAAAGAGCTTTGATAAAATAGGACAGAACCAGAGGTAGGCATGTTCTACAAAAAAGTCAGTTTTATGAAATGCAGAAAGGTTCTTACAGTATGTACATTCAGAATATGTCTGTACCTTTTCTTTCATTACTTTCTCCAAACTTGTCTGAAGCTTTGAAATATGACTTTGAGCCTCTACTAGTTTGTCGGTGCTGTCCAGCACGTCCATCTCAAGACGTCTGTTTTCCTGGAAGACACAGATAACAACATGACATTGGTTAGTTTACGCAAATCAATTGGTAAAGAGATAAGAGTAATTAATATAGAGGTCAACAGTACATTATAAACATCACTAAAGAATCCCTGTGGTACCTTCACAGAAATGGAGAGGTGGTCTCGGAGAAAAGATTCATCCTCCCTGATCTTCTCGATctctgcctccagctcctctcgcTGCAGGCCCGCCTGCTGCTGGATCTGGTCCATCTCCTGCATCAGCTCT of the Hippoglossus stenolepis isolate QCI-W04-F060 chromosome 10, HSTE1.2, whole genome shotgun sequence genome contains:
- the nin gene encoding ninein isoform X4; translated protein: MDDGQEQDQYEEQLKELFNTFDTSGCGSLSPEELSDLCQSLRLEDATPTLLHALLQNQDRLTARVDFDQFKNALILVLSSSIEPPQAEEETFQKPESPEIQPKFVKGSKRYGRRSTPDLVEPISDLSEVTNVNPAEGEDLEDNYDSAVPRKRERWNAHESNTEEYEAEGQMHLWNPDEPSTPRGSVVPLPTGLEERLREACEELNVPWDRCADHTELLDVCEHLGLEINEDFLQSLTGGGVMNVQELVSRVVNHNKPPTPSASTPYRQLKRHHSTQPFDEGGRRIAASSVLTSTIGMRLFSILDDGTGFTPAEHILDAWIDEGIENSTEILQALNFDLDGKLSLGDLTMALENELLLTKNGIHQAALASFRAEIRHLLERVDRELREKEKIRSDLEKAEKLKTQLATEVDEHHSAIEHTNNLKLRKLEQEQKEKLAAVRSELMQEMDQIQQQAGLQREELEAEIEKIREDESFLRDHLSISVKENRRLEMDVLDSTDKLVEAQSHISKLQTSLEKVMKEKFGDLDPGSAEFFLQEERMRHLSSGHEAQCRELQDRIDELQSELQEFHSLGRVHQPCNKPLSEELESKSPGMESDPGIGSEEVQPFSMSLEAEMMMEQLKEQHLQEMEQLRNQLETKINDFDTMVDQQRATQQDQNSIAALQYQQEVQALREELASFQSHAQELQSQLKQVELERLCLERRPAEEREALEKLQEEEVGNLRQQLLEAHTCTADLEEQLKNLEAEQSEADEIHHSEIDVLKKQHAAEMKKLEEEHVELSKARLGEEMKNVQEERAELEKRFLDECETQKEQLQLRHEIELKAKLEEVRLRFEEQQEAFVQRLTQQWEKERAQLDEQNNESLQVLLEEEMLRLVKEQEEKDGKLTEQWETERARLQEHHRDTLHERILEERLQLQEQFEQKEKRLKEEWERERLQLEEDYEGMFEDRLNEEREKLETEREDVEKRLENSMAEERALLEESHREAMKERTAKHSEERNALSSMLDKLRDDMAQERSEACRLAEENLLLRQRIAALKEQDLKEAQGELTRTLEHLRNEKGAAHKAAEHFQNQIAELRLQGQQLEDENGILSERHFQNIADKENLRQQLAELMKEKKRREALPAEDKNKLAACVSSLEAELTKALEDTAQLEDRNTQLSQQLYDLREKAVKLDSMENKLSHVLEERRSVDLESQGLRNQLAKAQERVKTVDETCQAVNHQSSRLKADVRVLQKERDSLKREVAVLHKRLLNSNDKNHVLEMALHSSGLHSPSRKLYRDEMSRLMDQEQQLLRQENERLQAEVRNIKGDMVQSREKVRQLDATILSLKQHRHPSQSLLVKALEQENTSLKQELEAQKEQTKGCEAGRGHTELESLQQENEALKVQMARLSTQLLESFQAHLVGLLPPSPHRIPRGQHRGDEPDNMQDDRQRKMKNMEERMREIELSLHNVKLLLKEKVSQLKDQLNKNGKADVLIEDLYVENAQLLKALEITEQRHKIAEKKNYLLEEKISSLNKIVRDLNPSPLPPLPYHYKCS
- the nin gene encoding ninein isoform X1, with protein sequence MDDGQEQDQYEEQLKELFNTFDTSGCGSLSPEELSDLCQSLRLEDATPTLLHALLQNQDRLTARVDFDQFKNALILVLSSSIEPPQAEEETFQKPESPEIQPKFVKGSKRYGRRSTPDLVEPISDLSEVTNVNPAEGEDLEDNYDSAVPRKRERWNAHESNTEEYEAEGQMHLWNPDEPSTPRGSVVPLPTGLEERLREACEELNVPWDRCADHTELLDVCEHLGLEINEDFLQSLTGGGVMNVQELVSRVVNHNKPPTPSASTPYRQLKRHHSTQPFDEGGRRIAASSVLTSTIGMRLFSILDDGTGFTPAEHILDAWIDEGIENSTEILQALNFDLDGKLSLGDLTMALENELLLTKNGIHQAALASFRAEIRHLLERVDRELREKEKIRSDLEKAEKLKTQLATEVDEHHSAIEHTNNLKLRKLEQEQKEKLAAVRSELMQEMDQIQQQAGLQREELEAEIEKIREDESFLRDHLSISVKENRRLEMDVLDSTDKLVEAQSHISKLQTSLEKVMKEKFGDLDPGSAEFFLQEERMRHLSSGHEAQCRELQDRIDELQSELQEFHSLGRVHQPCNKPLSEELESKSPGMESDPGIGSEEVQPFSMSLEAEMMMEQLKEQHLQEMEQLRNQLETKINDFDTMVDQQRATQQDQNSIAALQYQQEVQALREELASFQSHAQELQSQLKQVELERLCLERRPAEEREALEKLQEEEVGNLRQQLLEAHTCTADLEEQLKNLEAEQSEADEIHHSEIDVLKKQHAAEMKKLEEEHVELSKARLGEEMKNVQEERAELEKRFLDECETQKEQLQLRHEIELKAKLEEVRLRFEEQQEAFVQRLTQQWEKERAQLDEQNNESLQVLLEEEMLRLVKEQEEKDGKLTEQWETERARLQEHHRDTLHERILEERLQLQEQFEQKEKRLKEEWERERLQLEEDYEGMFEDRLNEEREKLETEREDVEKRLENSMAEERALLEESHREAMKERTAKHSEERNALSSMLDKLRDDMAQERREIQISFTHRIKEVEERFSGDQELVTERFQADVLKLDQHYQRELRALSESHEEQRRHWEAQMQEAFENAEEHRRLMEEEMEQERESLTQEWTKERRELESLHKKELDKVIVRNRQLQKELDDFISLAQTKEIELSRQLNDLHNRLQESLEVKDQLLAQSESKALQAELLLNQTVEDFKQERTEHLSNQLELEDRYNEMLGISEGQITERIGLLTERDNLKMKIEELELLLKQAVEDFELERKELQEHASVLEEKLKDNVENDKDDLRAEREMFTRRIQELEEELDQVSTSMENDEKTEIRGSNDLVPFTEENENIRESISFSGEEQKTCPSPENQIDDFVESSNQELDCSSPFLDETVMDALDAEHRGPENIINVCHEYDNEVPATDDDSEDPEQDNQMAPTENIGEESENQVVSDCLTGDLNSDEAEDDAHVSCCSTETGLCSEEGTNSNHRNIENKKESVSVEMQCEAASSLEVFEDEDADADGEKETARASCEDESKPQDDSGSFSHEDEPCHETVAEPPVLGETGDPGELSLEDPEVNVLPNNSHRYKHEAELVSDSDCEHLTTKRKDERADCSHDCLQHLEKDGDCENQDAKLQGLYSTATEENVLLHEKISLLQQKTEILESLLAHNSEKIKTGHQVLEENYSLKVKMVLLMEHVKGLEIKALKMTDLQIRYEDCMCENAKLKEQNCELEKSVWSLETRMNIFHDFQDEQLSLVDEISRMREENARLSGLFGELEQQYETLSAMHPDAGRSQSPTGEDSLDLTSQPEVKVQAVSDLENCCEEFEKQNSKLRRAVTELQDKSQTLDETTQAHRSEACRLAEENLLLRQRIAALKEQDLKEAQGELTRTLEHLRNEKGAAHKAAEHFQNQIAELRLQGQQLEDENGILSERHFQNIADKENLRQQLAELMKEKKRREALPAEDKNKLAACVSSLEAELTKALEDTAQLEDRNTQLSQQLYDLREKAVKLDSMENKLSHVLEERRSVDLESQGLRNQLAKAQERVKTVDETCQAVNHQSSRLKADVRVLQKERDSLKREVAVLHKRLLNSNDKNHVLEMALHSSGLHSPSRKLYRDEMSRLMDQEQQLLRQENERLQAEVRNIKGDMVQSREKVRQLDATILSLKQHRHPSQSLLVKALEQENTSLKQELEAQKEQTKGCEAGRGHTELESLQQENEALKVQMARLSTQLLESFQAHLVGLLPPSPHRIPRGQHRGDEPDNMQDDRQRKMKNMEERMREIELSLHNVKLLLKEKVSQLKDQLNKNGKADVLIEDLYVENAQLLKALEITEQRHKIAEKKNYLLEEKISSLNKIVRDLNPSPLPPLPYHYKCS
- the nin gene encoding ninein isoform X2, with the protein product MDDGQEQDQYEEQLKELFNTFDTSGCGSLSPEELSDLCQSLRLEDATPTLLHALLQNQDRLTARVDFDQFKNALILVLSSSIEPPQAEEETFQKPESPEIQPKFVKGSKRYGRRSTPDLVEPISDLSEVTNVNPAEGEDLEDNYDSAVPRKRERWNAHESNTEEYEAEGQMHLWNPDEPSTPRGSVVPLPTGLEERLREACEELNVPWDRCADHTELLDVCEHLGLEINEDFLQSLTGGGVMNVQELVSRVVNHNKPPTPSASTPYRQLKRHHSTQPFDEGGRRIAASSVLTSTIGMRLFSILDDGTGFTPAEHILDAWIDEGIENSTEILQALNFDLDGKLSLGDLTMALENELLLTKNGIHQAALASFRAEIRHLLERVDRELREKEKIRSDLEKAEKLKTQLATEVDEHHSAIEHTNNLKLRKLEQEQKEKLAAVRSELMQEMDQIQQQAGLQREELEAEIEKIREDESFLRDHLSISVKENRRLEMDVLDSTDKLVEAQSHISKLQTSLEKVMKEKFGDLDPGSAEFFLQEERMRHLSSGHEAQCRELQDRIDELQSELQEFHSLGRVHQPCNKPLSEELESKSPGMESDPGIGSEEVQPFSMSLEAEMMMEQLKEQHLQEMEQLRNQLETKINDFDTMVDQQRATQQDQNSIAALQYQQEVQALREELASFQSHAQELQSQLKQVELERLCLERRPAEEREALEKLQEEEVGNLRQQLLEAHTCTADLEEQLKNLEAEQSEADEIHHSEIDVLKKQHAAEMKKLEEEHVELSKARLGEEMKNVQEERAELEKRFLDECETQKEQLQLRHEIELKAKLEEVRLRFEEQQEAFVQRLTQQWEKERAQLDEQNNESLQVLLEEEMLRLVKEQEEKDGKLTEQWETERARLQEHHRDTLHERILEERLQLQEQFEQKEKRLKEEWERERLQLEEDYEGMFEDRLNEEREKLETEREDVEKRLENSMAEERALLEESHREAMKERTAKHSEERNALSSMLDKLRDDMAQERREIQISFTHRIKEVEERFSGDQELVTERFQADVLKLDQHYQRELRALSESHEEQRRHWEAQMQEAFENAEEHRRLMEEEMEQERESLTQEWTKERRELESLHKKELDKVIVRNRQLQKELDDFISLAQTKEIELSRQLNDLHNRLQESLEVKDQLLAQSESKALQAELLLNQTVEDFKQERTEHLSNQLELEDRYNEMLGISEGQITERIGLLTERDNLKMKIEELELLLKQAVEDFELERKELQEHASVLEEKLKDNVENDKDDLRAEREMFTRRIQELEEELDQVSTSMENDEKTEIRGSNDLVPFTEENENIRESISFSGEEQKTCPSPENQIDDFVESSNQELDCSSPFLDETVMDALDAEHRGPENIINVCHEYDNEVPATDDDSEDPEQDNQMAPTENIGEESENQVVSDCLTGDLNSDEAEDDAHVSCCSTETGLCSEEGTNSNHRNIENKKESVSVEMQCEAASSLEVFEDEDADADGEKETARASCEDESKPQDDSGSFSHEDEPCHETVAEPPVLGETGDPGELSLEDPEVNVLPNNSHRYKHEAELVSDSDCEHLTTKRKDERADCSHDCLQHLEKDGDCENQDAKLQGLYSTATEENVLLHEKISLLQQKTEILESLLAHNSEKIKTGHQVLEENYSLKVKMVLLMEHVKGLEIKALKMTDLQIRYEDCMCENAKLKEQNCELEKSVWSLETRMNIFHDFQDEQLSLVDEISRMREENARLSGLFGELEQQYETLSAMHPDAGRSQSPTGEDSLDLTSQPEVKVQAVSDLENCCEEFEKQNSKLRRAVTELQDKSQTLDETTQAHRSEACRLAEENLLLRQRIAALKEQDLKEAQGELTRTLEHLRNEKGAAHKAAEHFQNQIAELRLQGQQLEDENGILSERHFQNIADKENLRQQLAELMKEKKRREALPAEDKNKAVKLDSMENKLSHVLEERRSVDLESQGLRNQLAKAQERVKTVDETCQAVNHQSSRLKADVRVLQKERDSLKREVAVLHKRLLNSNDKNHVLEMALHSSGLHSPSRKLYRDEMSRLMDQEQQLLRQENERLQAEVRNIKGDMVQSREKVRQLDATILSLKQHRHPSQSLLVKALEQENTSLKQELEAQKEQTKGCEAGRGHTELESLQQENEALKVQMARLSTQLLESFQAHLVGLLPPSPHRIPRGQHRGDEPDNMQDDRQRKMKNMEERMREIELSLHNVKLLLKEKVSQLKDQLNKNGKADVLIEDLYVENAQLLKALEITEQRHKIAEKKNYLLEEKISSLNKIVRDLNPSPLPPLPYHYKCS